One Carassius auratus strain Wakin chromosome 39, ASM336829v1, whole genome shotgun sequence genomic window, aaacgTCAGACTTTACAAatttttactacagttataacaaatgtttggtaacgtaaataaaaattgttaacgctccgactacgttaacgtttgacatttttgaatttttgaactaacgttagatagcaaagctgtgcgcataggattgtgggtgatttgagagcgcgaagagcgcgaaggatacacatatgcatcctttcctgtgtatgggatattcttcgaacgaaggactcagtccttgttTGAAATTcggaggatcctcgacattggaacagtccttcgacggatgtcgatgacgtagcatccttgaaatactggcttccgaggatccttccttgacattgaaaAACACCTTGAGTCTTGTACAATtcaagcaccccccccccacacacacacacctgttctgACCAACTCTCTACACAACtgttaacacctcctgcaatccgcATTCCACCCTCTTACACTACAGATCAGTGAGGAAGATGTGAGCCGAGTAttcaggaagaacaaaagaagaaagtcaccaGGCCTAGATGGTTTGAacacctgtgctgaccagctggcctccatattttcacagatctttggagttgtgtgaagtcCCTTCCCTCTTTCAGATGCTCCACCATGATCCCCGTTCCAAAGAAACCAAAGATAACAGGATGTTACGACTACAGATTTGTGGCTCTAACTGTAACGATCTTGGTGGGTCTGACTAGGCCATGTTGTCCTGGAGCACATGGCCTTTTGTTTCTGTCGTGTTTCTGACCCCATCTTTATCTTTCTAGTCTACTTGGTCTGGTGTTCCTGTTTTTGTCATTCCTCCTTTATACCTGCCTGCCTCTCTGGGATTCTGGTCAGCTCTATTCCTAGCCTCTCTCTGCCTATGTCTTCATTGCAGCCCCCATCCAATTCCTCTCCGCACACACTCAGTGCAGCCTCTGGAATCAGGTAGGCCTGAGGAGCTGGAGATGAAGTGGGTCCGGGGACAGCAACCTCCAGTGGCATGCATCAGAGGTGCTAAGAGACAGTATTCAAGGAGGATAGCTTATCATTTCAGAGACAGCAGAGACACTCAGAGCCTGTGGCAagggatacagaccattatggACTACAAGCCCTTACCACAGACCTGTGACGGCACCATCTCCCTGCTGAATGCCTTCTTTGCTCACTTTGAGGCACAAAACAgctctccacctcctcccggtgaccaggtcatgacgctgaccccagacagcgtgaggagatccttcaccaggatcaatgcacgcaaagctctgggtcctgacaacattcctgtgtttactgagagactgtgcagtggATCTCACTGATGTCCtcacaaacattttcaacatcttgCTTAGTCAGGTTGTTGTTCACACATGCTTCAAAGCTACCAGCATCATTCCAGTCCCAAAGAAGCTGTCTCTATCttgcttcaatgactaccattTACTTGACCCCACTTGACCCCTTCAatgaccccttccagtttgcatatcggtccaaccgctcAACCAATGATGCCATCAccactaccctccactcagcactcacataACTGGActaaaggactcatatgtcagaatactgttcatagacttcagttcagcattcaacacaattatccctcaacagctcatgcaaaaactgattcagctggggctccacacttcactgtgcaactggctgttggactttctgactggaagacctcaggcagtacgggtcggcagcaacacatccagcactatcacactgaacactggggcccctcAAGGATGtttgctgagccccctcctcttcgctctgctgacccacgactacacaccatcacacaactccaacctcttcattaagtttgtggATGACATTGAGGCACAAAAGGTGAGCCACCTGGCCAGGtagtgcagtgacaacaatctcttttttaataatgtcctaatctttatgaaattatatttaatttacattaatgaTATTTAATATCATTAATGATATTTTAGTAGTTTATCTATCGAGTCATCAGATTTGAGTCATACAGTACcttcatcacgtgacagccccataagtTTTGAccacagactgtataaaaggctttaacctattgtttatttttttgtcatgtgaagagacagcattggatagagaaattaatttacaagaTTCCTTACAAACGTGCaaagttatcatcatcatcattataatcattattataattatttactcaGTTACTGCATTTCTGGCCTCAAATTGTAGCTATTTATTTCTTACTGTTTATTTatgtgtgaatttctgtcatgatggttattttccatacactgaatgttgtaacaaatgtaataaatagttggttatttttattattattcagtctctttccggctcaagattGCATTGGTTACGTGATGAGCGAACGACTCAAAAAACCCAAAGATTCAATACattaactaatcaattctctttctgtctcaaaCTACACTGACTGAAAGAGGTGAACTAATTCCAGTAAAGAACCTATAGAGTTTTGTGCATGtgtgactgaacgaatcactctccgagacgactcgttctttcCAAGTCACAttaatgatttgttcaaaatgaacgaatcattcaagaaTGACCCATCACTACAGGCTATGGGGGAATACTCATCCTGCTAGTTTGCATCACAATTTATCCAAAACAAATGAAACTAAGTGAAAGGAACCATTTTCAGGCACAAAGTTAAACAAATCTTGTTTTAGAAGCAACACGTTTTCTTATGGTTGTTTATTAATGATTTTCAATTTCTATTATGAAATATGCTTTACAGATTCTCCTTTAAATCCACTGAAACAGTGTCTTTAGTTGACTGATGAGATGCTGTAGACATGTTTATTGAGAGTAAAGCAGAATCAGGTCTATATGTGGTGTTTCCAGCAGACTGTGTGTCATGATGTTTGACTCGGATCCATCAGTTGATGTGTGAATGAAGAGAGGATTGTGAGCTTCAATCTTCTGTCTGCTGCAGCTGAGACTCATGGGACATTGAGTTTATATCTGCTCAGAGCTGCTCATGTAGAGAGCGACACCTGCAGGAGGAAACTACAACTACAGCTGCTTTCATTTCACTCACAACATCACGCTTAAAATGAACTTCATCTGATTTATCTGAACTTAACTGTTAATTAAAGACACATTACAGATGCTTTTCAGTTACCATCAACTAATTATTCATTAATAGTTAACAAACAATTTAATTCATCATTAAATAATGCTGTTTTAGTGTATTTAATGTTGTGTTTTACTGCTCTAAGTCTGTAAATAATCGATATTCTGATCTGTCGGGTCAGATTTCAGATTGTTGCTGAAATGAATCTGTCTAATGTTGTTACATAAGATTTGACCAAGACAACTAGCTTTAGGTTATCATGAATAgtctaaaataaatatcaaccGTGGAATCATGCTGATAGATAACATGTTAAttgactgcattaaaaaaaaaaaaaaatgagcttgTGACTTTTGACTGCAAATGGtttcatttcaaagcattttattttaaacaaagttAAGCATAACAAATTCAGCAAAGACCTCAATTACAGTTTCTAAAGAATGACATGTTTATCATTATTCTATGATGACACAAATATATTGTGaagaaaaatgcataaatgtggtTAAacgttaaaagtaaaaaaagagttCACAATCTGACAGATCTGATTCAGAGAAATAAAAGAGTTTGGTCACGGATGAACAGAAGGAGTTTCatataatgacataaaaatacaaattaataaaataagcaaCAAAACTATTACAAAACACAGCTGTGCAGAAAATGATCTTCATAACTAAAACTGTAGAATACCTGGTTAATTCATCTCCTGGTTTAATGAATCTCTTGGTTTTATATAAGATCTGTTGTTGACAGGTGAAAGCTGGACTGATTCTGAAGTCATTTCTCACAGATGTGAagatctgctgctgctctcatgaaTCTTCTGCTGTGTGTTCATGTCCTTCTCTAAATCTTCTCATTCTCACTTTATCatcttcctctttctttcctaaaagcatcacatcatcatcatcatcatcattttcacACTCTTAATATTTGCATGTCAAAtctataatgatgatgataaatgtctCTCACCTGACGTGTGTCTCATGTAGATGTGAAAAGCTCCTAACAGACCGAACAGAACCATCAGCTGAAGACACCAGACCAGAACAAACACCACAGAcactgaacacactgaacaaCAGTGAGACACAAAACGAACCCATCCTTCATGTTTCCAGTACTgtgttttttaaaattgtatgtttAGCTCTATGTATTAGAATCTCACCAGTTGGACAGACTAGTCTAATGGTCTTCTGTGCGTGACTGACGTGGTTCTTCACGCTGCAGCTGATGTCTCCATCAGTTCTCTCATCCAGATCAATGCTGTTGTTTCCATCCATCAGTGGACCTCCATTCAGAGTCCAGTTGTAGAGGAGCTGATCCCCCTCAGAGGAGCAGGACACCCTCATCACCCCACTGGAGGAGCAGATGATTGACACATTCACTGAGCCAATAGCAGCTGGAGGGAGGGGCACATGATTATTTCTCGACACATGATGAGTCAATATCaagacatttctaaataaaactgaTATCTGATATGAAAGCAGGACTCACTGAGTTAAACATGCAGTGAAGGTTAGTGAGATCAGCTCGAGAAAAACAAGCAGCCCCACCTCACACTTATTAAATGAACGAAGTGTTAAATGAACAGCATTTGTGtgtttatcaaatatttattaaattaatacattaattattaaacataattattttgttctattttagaTGTCTTCAGTCACTTTTCACCATTTTAATGTatgatgaataaaattaattcctctctcttttttaaaatcttaccacaAATGTTTGTGTTATCAttgtttccagaaaaaaaagataataatcagaaatgattcttgagcagcgaatcatcatattagaatgatttctgaagatcatgtgacactgaaacttCTCTTTGTAAACAATAACAGATTTTTATGAATCTAATGAAAAGTGttgttttcaaatttaaatgaaagTGACTCAAATGCAGCTGAGAATCTAAACTGAGAACACAGCTCTGTTACAGCAGACCAGGAGCATCTCAGAGTAAATGCtggatttatgatttatatttaatgaCATCACAAGCGTTGTTACTGGAGTCTGTAGTGTGTTTACTGTGTGCTACAGGAATAAAAACCTTCCCagagattcaactgattcatctGCATGAGAGTGAGATCTTTGGAGAACATGAGACTGGAATGAGTCTGATGAGAGAGTTTCTGTACCTTCAACAATCACTTGAAGATCTCTAGATGTTACTGTGCCGTTTGAGTTATAGAGTGTTAATCTGTAATTCCCAGCATCTGATCTGATCACACGCTTTATTATCACAGTCCCATTAATGACTGTCACTTCaggtctgtttttataaagaTCACATTCACTCATCCTCATCCTGTCATTCTTTACTCTACAAACTGGACCATCTCCTGTGTTGTTGTTTATTCTCTTTTTTAAATGCAGATCATATTCTCTAGCGTCCACCATCAGCAGATTGAGTTTGTGTTCCAGAGCTGTGTAACAGGGATCAGATTGACCAAAACTGCAGTTTACCTCCAGACCTGAagaacaatacacacacacacacacacacacacacacacacacatacacacacacacacacacacacacacacacacacacacacacacacatacacacacacacacacacaaacacaaacacacaaacacacacacacacacacacacacacacacacacacacacacacacacacacacacagaacagaagTAAGATTTCAGACTCTTGATCTGATCTCAGTTCATCTCAGTAACGCTCATCTAATGCTGAACTCTTTTCTCTTGAAGAACAATGTCATGTGTGTGTCTCCTGACTTAATACTGATAGAATTAACACAATACTGAACATAATCATATTACTGGACAGATTCAACTAATACAAGATAACtgttcaaataaaacattcattttaattcagaacGTCTGTTTTACATTGAAATATCAGCTAGTCTATATGCTCTCAATCATCTTAATgttcatttaattcaaattaagcTCACGCTTTCACTGTGTACACTGTTTTCTTCCTGAAATGCTTTGTGTGTCCAACCCCATTACCCTGACATTTCTTTCAGcgttaaaaatatgaaaaagtgaaataaaagttCAAAATACTAAATCTTCTCAGTATAACGGATCTGAAGAAACACACTTCCTCTCACATCTGTAActctccacaaacacacactcttaagATGACTAGATCACTGCAAACtcttaatgtattttacaactcCAATGATTTTATTTGAGATGAGTTTGATGTGAAAGTGACTCACATGCAGCAgtttgcagcagcagcatcagtccaaagatcagcatcatttctctaaaGTCCAGTCTCCAGAAGAGAAGAGCTCAATCCCAGCAGAAGAGTGTCAGATCGAGTCTCACACAGCGTcttcactgacagacagacagcagctctACTGACACACCAGGAAACTACATCACTTtaacaaagaaagaacaggaaGCTTTCAGAGAGGGTCAACCTAAATTTAAAGTAACTCTGAAGCAGAAGATTGAAACCACAAAACATAAACAGCAAAACACAGACACTACAAAACTGAGACACGGATCAGGAGGAACAGTTTTGAATGGATAAAAAATCTGGACTGAAACTGTGAATAAAGCTAAATCAACCACAACCAACAGAGAAAGAAATCCTTCATAACTAACACTGTAGTCAATCATTCATCACAGGTCTGTAATTCACAAACACCACAGACActgaacaacacaaacacattagATATCCACCACACAGTCTGAGATCCACTCATCTACCGTTAGATCGTCTGGTTGAAATAGAGAGCTGGTGCTACAATAAATAGTGTTGTTGCATAGGTTTGAACTAGACAACTAACTTGAATTGAACATAGGCTAAATAACAAGTCTGGGAATCCTTTGACAAACAGCAGAGATCAAAAACTGTAAGTGACAGAGATTGAGTTTGAGCCAAAGTAGTGATAGTTACGTATGAGATTTCTTCTGATAACGTCTTACTGCAGCGTGACAGATCCGCTCTGATACGGTGATCATCAGTAATCGTGATTCCTCAAACCTCTGATTCATGAGAAAGATGAGGAAGCGCGACTGACGTCAAAGTATTACTACAGGAATAATATTAttctataatgtaaaataatgcaagtCTAATAATGTTACACACTTTCATTGTTTTTAGCGCCATCTGCAGGGGGAAACAGgagttattattaaaattaatttacatgttGAATGTTTTTATGACTGTTTAATTCATTGTCTGCTTTCTGTTACTTAAAATGTTAATTGACTGTAAAAAAGTAAAGATTCAATATGTTTGTGACTGTTGACTGAAATTATAGtttcatttcaaagcattttacatttctaaagcTGACTccatttaaaaatgcacaaattaaaaaGTTTATAAACATTCAGAAATCAAGACCGCTAAAACTGGGAAGCACATCAAGAGCTTCAGACAAATTAAACCtctaaacagaaataataaattaaaagaaagcaGCCAGAATAAAGTAAAAGAGCAAGAACAGAAACATGGAAATAAACAGAATGAGTTCACAATCTGACAGATCTGATTCAGAGAAATAACAGAGTTTGATCACGGATGAACAGAAGAAGTTTAACATCAGACTGGAATGAGTCTGATGAGAGAGTTTCTGTACCTTCAACAATCACTTGAAGATCTCTAGATGTTTCTGTGCCGTCTGAGTCAGTGAGAGTTAATCTGTAATTCCCAGAATCTGATCTGatcacacgtttttttttttttttttttatcacagtcccattaatgactgtcacttcaggtctgtttgtctgtttttataaAGATCACATTGCATCATCCTCATCCTGTCATTCTTTACTCTACAAACTGGATCATATTGCGTGTTATTTATTCTGTGATATAACCattgtataacagtaatactcactctctcaagaaagaaactcgtagtcttgagcacaaatggagaaaaactaacttgaaagtttttagaattgcatggaaaaacagtatgtccagctatagacaggctctaaaaactgctaggaaagagcatatacacaaactcattgaaaataaccaaaacaatccaaggtttttatttagcacagtggctaaattaacaaattaccagacgccacctgattcaaatatccaaccaacgttaaatagtaatgactttatgaatttcttcactgataaaatagataacattagaaataaaatagcgaatgtagattctacagcatctaacacttcagtt contains:
- the LOC113058090 gene encoding uncharacterized protein LOC113058090, whose protein sequence is MMLIFGLMLLLQTAASAIGSVNVSIICSSSGVMRVSCSSEGDQLLYNWTLNGGPLMDGNNSIDLDERTDGDISCSVKNHVSHAQKTIRLVCPTVCSVSVVFVLVWCLQLMVLFGLLGAFHIYMRHTSGKKEEDDKVRMRRFREGHEHTAEDS